DNA from Fibrobacter sp. UWH6:
GCTACGTACTTGGTGCGGCTATCGCCCAAGCCGAGAACGCGGGCCACGCTAAATGTGATGGCATTGATAAGGATGCTTCCGAAGAAGCCGATATTCATAATGGACTGCTCCACGATGAATATGCTCAGGAGATTTAGAACCCAGACCACGCCGAACAGCGCAGCCGTAAAACCAATGGCCTTCAACGTAAAGGCATTGGCGGTGAGCTCAAACTCCTTAAGGTATTCCTTAGTCATATTTTGAAAATAACAAAACTTTTATTGATGTGAATAGAATCACAGCGAAAAATGTAAAAAATGTTAAACCGTTTTGAAATTATGTAATAAGAATAACGTTTTTGGACTATTCCAGTGTGATATATGTCAAAATGACGATGAGGCAATATGTCCGAAAAGTCCGCGGAGCAAATACGAAAAAAGCCCGCGGCAAAACCGCGGACTTTTTTAGCTTAAAGCGGAAAGTTTAAAGTGTAAAGAAATATCTTTAACCTTTAAACTTTATCCTCTACGCTAATTACAGCTTGATGCTGCAAGCCTTGGCGTTCCAGATTTCCTTAGCGTACTGGTCGATGGTACGGTCAGAGCTGAACTTGCCCATGCGAGCCACGTTCAGGATAGCCATTTCTGCCCAGTGCTTCTTGTCCTGGTAAGCTTCTGCGACCTTCTTCTGCATGTCGACGTAGCTACGGAAGTCTGCGCAGAGCATGTACGGGTCGTGGGTCAGGAGCTTGTCTGCAATGTGCTTGAACAGGTCCGGACGATCCGGGCTGAAGAAGCCAGAGCCGATCAGGTCGATCACGCGACGGAGATCGTCGTCGGATTCGTAGAAGTCGCGAGGACGGTAGCCCTTAGCGAGAAGGTCGGTCACTTCTTCAACGGTGAGACCGAAGATGAAGATGTTTTCGTCGCCGACTTCTTCCTTCATTTCGACGTTAGCGCCATCGAGAGTACCGATGGTGAGAGCGCCGTTGAGGGCGAACTTCATGTTACCGGTACCAGAAGCTTCGGTACCTGCAGTGGAGATCTGTTCGGACAGGTCTGCTGCCGGGATGATCTTTTCTGCGAAGGAAACGCGGTAGTTTTCCAGGAAGACCATCTTCAGCTTGCCCTTACATGCCGGATCAGCATCGATGATTGCTGCGACAGCGTTTGCAAGACGGATGATCTGCTTAGCCATCCAGTAACCCGGAGCGGACTTACCACCGATCATGATGGTACGCGGCATGATTTCCTTGCCGTCCTTGATCTGGATGTACAGGTGGATAGCGTGGAGGATGTTCAACAGCTGGCGCTTGTATTCGTGAATACGCTTGACCTGGACGTCGAAGAACATGTTGGTATCCAGCTCGACACCCTGTGCTTCCTTCAGGTACTTGGCCAGGCGTTCCTTGTTCTGCTTCTTCACGTCCATGAAGGCCTTCTGGAACTTGGCGTCCTTGGCCAGCTTTTCCAGCTTGCGCAGATCGTCCAGGTCCTTAACCCAGGAGTCACCGATCTTGGAGGTGATGAGGTCAGACATAGCCGGGTTAGCCTTGCGGACCCAGCGGCGAGGAGTAACGCCGTTAGTCTTGTTGTTGAACTTTTCAGGCCACAGTTCGTAGAAGTCCTTGAACAGGGTGGTCTTGAGAAGGTCGGAGTGCAGAGCGGCCACACCGTTCACAGCGTAGGAACCTACGATGGAGAGGTATGCCATGCGGATCATCTTGCAGCCACCTTCTTCGATGAGGCTCATGCGGCCGAGACGTGCGTTGTCGCCGGGCCACTTGAGGGAAACCATGCGCAGGAAGCGGGCGTTGATTTCGAAGATAATCTGGAGATGACGGGGGAGCAGCTTTTCGAAGAGGCTGACGGGCCACTTTTCCAGAGCTTCCGGCATCAAGGTGTGGTTGGTGTATGCGAAAGTCTTGGTGACGATTTCCCATGCTTCATCCCATTCCAGGTTTTCTTCGTCCAGGAGGATGCGCATCATTTCGGCGATGGAGATTGCCGGATGGGTGTCGTTCAGCTGGATAGCCACCTTTTCGGGGAACATCTTCCAGTCGTTGTTGTGGAGCTTCTTGAAGCGCTTGATGATGTCCTGCAGAGAAGCGGAGCAGAGGAAGTACTGCTGCTTGAGGCGCAGTTCCTTACCGTTCATGGAGGAGTCATTCGGGTAGAGAACCTTGGAAATGGTTTCGGAAAGTTCCATGTCCTGCACAGCGGCGATGTAGTCACCGTTGTTGAAGTAGGAGAGGCCGAAGTCGTCGGTGGACTTGGCGCTCCAGAGGCGCAGGTTGTTCACGGTGTTGTTCTTGTAACCCGGAATCGGAGTATCGTAGGGGAGGGCCAGGACGTAGTCCTTGGTTTCCCAACGGTTGCGGAGCTTGCCCTTTTCGTCCATCCAGCTAACGACGTAGCCGTAGAAAGGAACCTTGATTGCGTTAGCCGGGCGAGCGATTTCCCACGGGTTGGGGAGACGCAGCCAGTTATCCGGCTGTTCTTCCTGTTCGCCGTTCACGATCTTCTGGCTGAACATGCCGTATTCATAACGGATGCCCATACCGGTGGCGGGGAGTTCGAGAGTTGCCATGGAATCCAGGAAGCAAGCGGCGAGACGGCCGAGACCGCCGTTACCGAGACCTGCGTCCACTTCCTGTTCGCGGAGGTCTTCCAGGCTCATGCCCAGTTCATCGAGAGCTTCGGTCACAGCACCTTCGACGTCCAGGTTCAGAACGGAGTTGCCGAGGGTACGGCCGATCAAAAATTCCAGAGACAGATAGTAGACGCGCTTCACGTCCTTTTCGTAGTAGGTTTCCTGGGTCTTGATCCAGCGGTCTACCAGACGGTCACGGACGGCGTATGCCACTGCCAGGAACTTTTCGTGGTCGGTAACAGTAACGCTGTTACGGGCCAAGGTGTGATGAATGTGGTCGGTAAAGGCCTTACGGAAGGATTCCGCATCGGTGCCGAGCACGGGGGCTTCTACTTTCTTAGTTGCTTTTGCCATAAGACATCCCTATGGGTTTGTGGTTAAAATTTTCTTACATGAAGTTTAGAAAAAAATGGGGATTATATAAAGGCATAGGGGATTATAAAAGGGTTTTTTGTTGGATAAATCACAACTAGCTTTTTTATTTTATAGCCATGAAAGTTGCAGTTCTTGGATCTACAGGCCTTATTGGTAAAAATGTGGTCAAACTTCTGTCCCGCCTAGACCAGGTTGTACGGGTTTATTGCCCTGTACGTACGATACCTGGAACAGATGGCGCGC
Protein-coding regions in this window:
- a CDS encoding glycogen/starch/alpha-glucan phosphorylase, which codes for MAKATKKVEAPVLGTDAESFRKAFTDHIHHTLARNSVTVTDHEKFLAVAYAVRDRLVDRWIKTQETYYEKDVKRVYYLSLEFLIGRTLGNSVLNLDVEGAVTEALDELGMSLEDLREQEVDAGLGNGGLGRLAACFLDSMATLELPATGMGIRYEYGMFSQKIVNGEQEEQPDNWLRLPNPWEIARPANAIKVPFYGYVVSWMDEKGKLRNRWETKDYVLALPYDTPIPGYKNNTVNNLRLWSAKSTDDFGLSYFNNGDYIAAVQDMELSETISKVLYPNDSSMNGKELRLKQQYFLCSASLQDIIKRFKKLHNNDWKMFPEKVAIQLNDTHPAISIAEMMRILLDEENLEWDEAWEIVTKTFAYTNHTLMPEALEKWPVSLFEKLLPRHLQIIFEINARFLRMVSLKWPGDNARLGRMSLIEEGGCKMIRMAYLSIVGSYAVNGVAALHSDLLKTTLFKDFYELWPEKFNNKTNGVTPRRWVRKANPAMSDLITSKIGDSWVKDLDDLRKLEKLAKDAKFQKAFMDVKKQNKERLAKYLKEAQGVELDTNMFFDVQVKRIHEYKRQLLNILHAIHLYIQIKDGKEIMPRTIMIGGKSAPGYWMAKQIIRLANAVAAIIDADPACKGKLKMVFLENYRVSFAEKIIPAADLSEQISTAGTEASGTGNMKFALNGALTIGTLDGANVEMKEEVGDENIFIFGLTVEEVTDLLAKGYRPRDFYESDDDLRRVIDLIGSGFFSPDRPDLFKHIADKLLTHDPYMLCADFRSYVDMQKKVAEAYQDKKHWAEMAILNVARMGKFSSDRTIDQYAKEIWNAKACSIKL